The Chanodichthys erythropterus isolate Z2021 chromosome 12, ASM2448905v1, whole genome shotgun sequence genome contains a region encoding:
- the si:ch211-217k17.9 gene encoding uncharacterized protein si:ch211-217k17.9 → MNVIGFSQGSVITKTEMFFNSSQSVPSGQVVAQTLSTAIASGDVKDLNIIPNSVLVNGSVSSSGLKIESSLLQATCLIIMSKILRLFL, encoded by the exons ATGAATGTCATAGGATTCAG CCAAGGGTCAGTTAtcacaaaaacagaaatgttcTTCAACTCCAGTCAATCTGTCCCATCCGGTCAAGTGGTTGCACAAACCCTCTCGACAGCAATAGCATCAGGAGATGTCAAAGATCTGAACATAATTCCTAATTCAGTTTTAGTCAATGGTTCAG TTTCTTCAAGTGGATTAAAGATTGAATCCAGTCTGCTTCAAGCAACATGCCTCATTATTATGTCAAAAATATTAAGGCTTTTCCTATAG